A single genomic interval of Theropithecus gelada isolate Dixy chromosome 16, Tgel_1.0, whole genome shotgun sequence harbors:
- the RAB5C gene encoding ras-related protein Rab-5C isoform X1: MELSWRSPSPLSASLHSTGPHPHALWTTTAGRAMAGRGGAARPNGPAAGNKICQFKLVLLGESAVGKSSLVLRFVKGQFHEYQESTIGAAFLTQTVCLDDTTVKFEIWDTAGQERYHSLAPMYYRGAQAAIVVYDITNTDTFARAKNWVKELQRQASPNIVIALAGNKADLASKRAVEFQEAQAYADDNSLLFMETSAKTAMNVNEIFMAIAKKLPKNEPQNATGAPGRNRGVDLQENNPASRSQCCSN, translated from the exons TTGGAGGTCCCCCTCCCCACTAAGTGCCTCTCTGCATAGCACCGGTCCCCACCCGCACGCTCTCTGGACCACTACAGCTGGACGGGCAATGGCGGGTCGGGGAGGCGCAGCACGACCCAATGGACCAGCCGCTGGGAACAAGATCTGTCAGTTTAAGCTGGTTCTGCTGGGGGAGTCTGCGGTGGGCAAATCCAGCCTCGTCCTCCGCTTTGTCAAGGGACAGTTTCACGAGTACCAGGAGAGCACAATCGGAG CGGCCTTCCTCACACAGACTGTCTGCCTGGATGACACAACAGTGAAGTTTGAGATCTGGGACACAGCTGGACAGGAGCGGTATCACAGCCTGGCCCCCATGTACTATCGGGGGGCTCAGGCTGCCATCGTGGTCTATGACATCACCAACACA GATACATTTGCACGGGCCAAGAACTGGGTGAAGGagctacagaggcaggccagccccAACATCGTCATTGCACTCGCGGGTAACAAGGCAGACCTGGCCAGCAAGAGAGCTGTGGAATTCCAG GAAGCACAAGCCTATGCAGATGACAACAGTTTGCTGTTCATGGAGACATCAGCAAAGACTGCAATGAACGTGAACGAAATCTTCATGGCAATAG CTAAGAAGCTTCCCAAGAACGAGCCCCAGAATGCAACTGGTGCTCCAGGCCGAAACCGAGGTGTGGACCTCCAGGAGAACAACCCAGCCAGCCGGAGCCAGTGCTGCAGCAACTGA
- the RAB5C gene encoding ras-related protein Rab-5C isoform X2, producing MAGRGGAARPNGPAAGNKICQFKLVLLGESAVGKSSLVLRFVKGQFHEYQESTIGAAFLTQTVCLDDTTVKFEIWDTAGQERYHSLAPMYYRGAQAAIVVYDITNTDTFARAKNWVKELQRQASPNIVIALAGNKADLASKRAVEFQEAQAYADDNSLLFMETSAKTAMNVNEIFMAIAKKLPKNEPQNATGAPGRNRGVDLQENNPASRSQCCSN from the exons ATGGCGGGTCGGGGAGGCGCAGCACGACCCAATGGACCAGCCGCTGGGAACAAGATCTGTCAGTTTAAGCTGGTTCTGCTGGGGGAGTCTGCGGTGGGCAAATCCAGCCTCGTCCTCCGCTTTGTCAAGGGACAGTTTCACGAGTACCAGGAGAGCACAATCGGAG CGGCCTTCCTCACACAGACTGTCTGCCTGGATGACACAACAGTGAAGTTTGAGATCTGGGACACAGCTGGACAGGAGCGGTATCACAGCCTGGCCCCCATGTACTATCGGGGGGCTCAGGCTGCCATCGTGGTCTATGACATCACCAACACA GATACATTTGCACGGGCCAAGAACTGGGTGAAGGagctacagaggcaggccagccccAACATCGTCATTGCACTCGCGGGTAACAAGGCAGACCTGGCCAGCAAGAGAGCTGTGGAATTCCAG GAAGCACAAGCCTATGCAGATGACAACAGTTTGCTGTTCATGGAGACATCAGCAAAGACTGCAATGAACGTGAACGAAATCTTCATGGCAATAG CTAAGAAGCTTCCCAAGAACGAGCCCCAGAATGCAACTGGTGCTCCAGGCCGAAACCGAGGTGTGGACCTCCAGGAGAACAACCCAGCCAGCCGGAGCCAGTGCTGCAGCAACTGA
- the HSPB9 gene encoding LOW QUALITY PROTEIN: heat shock protein beta-9 (The sequence of the model RefSeq protein was modified relative to this genomic sequence to represent the inferred CDS: deleted 1 base in 1 codon), whose product MQPIGNTFSESRVASRCPSVGLAERNQVATMPVRLSGRVRQLRESPPAQEDNDHARDGFQMKMDAHGFAPEELVVQVDGQWLMVTRQRQLDGSDPERVSYRMSQKVLPSNLNPTTITCCPIPSGQLWVRGQCVALALSEAHTGPSWRLSSLGSKGSNLTQ is encoded by the exons ATGCAGCCGATCGGTAACACCTTCTCCGAGAGCCGGGTGGCATCCCGGTGTCCCAGCGTGGGCCTCGCTGAACGGAACCAGGTAGCCACGATGCCGGTGCGGCTG TCAGGGAGAGTCCGCCAGCTCAGGGAGAGTCCGCCAGCGCAGGAGGACAATGATCATGCCAGAGACGGTTTCCAAATGAAGATGGATGCCCACGGCTTCGCCCCGGAGGAGCTGGTGGTGCAGGTGGACGGCCAATGGCTGATGGTGACCAGACAGCGGCAACTGGACGGCAGTGACCCGGAAAGGGTCAGTTACCGCATGTCACAGAAGGTGCTCCCGTCCAACCTGAATCCTACCACCATAACCTGCTGCCCGATCCCCTCCGGGCAGCTGTGGGTCAGAGGCCAGTGTGTGGCGCTGGCTCTCTCTGAAGCCCATACAGGACCGTCCTGGAGACTCAGCAGCCTTGGCTCTAAGGGTTCCAACCTGACCCAGTAA